From the genome of Cytobacillus firmus, one region includes:
- the rapZ gene encoding RNase adapter RapZ, which yields MSTGAVNDTQMVIITGMSGAGKTVAIQSFEDLGFFCVDNLPPTLLPKFLELMKESGNKMNKVALVMDLRGREFFDHLFKALDELSETSWVTPQILYLDADDSTLVRRYKETRRFHPLAPSGLPLEGIKLERELLEELKGRARLIYNTSQMKPRELREKILTEFSLNKKTIFTVNVMSFGFKHGIPIDADLVFDVRFLPNPHYIEHMRPKTGLDEEVSGYVLKWTETSKFLEKVTELLSFMLPHYKREGKAQLVVAIGCTGGQHRSVALTEYIADYFSKDYNTAITHRDIDRRKENIK from the coding sequence ATGAGTACGGGTGCAGTTAATGATACTCAAATGGTGATTATTACGGGAATGTCAGGGGCAGGGAAAACAGTAGCCATCCAAAGCTTTGAAGATCTTGGCTTCTTCTGTGTAGACAATTTGCCGCCGACGCTGCTTCCTAAATTCCTTGAACTTATGAAGGAATCCGGGAATAAAATGAATAAGGTGGCATTGGTGATGGATTTGCGCGGCCGTGAGTTTTTTGACCACCTGTTTAAGGCGCTCGATGAATTGTCCGAGACATCCTGGGTCACTCCGCAAATTTTATATCTTGATGCGGATGATTCGACACTCGTCAGAAGATATAAAGAAACAAGACGATTTCATCCCCTTGCACCATCGGGATTGCCTCTTGAAGGCATCAAGCTTGAGCGGGAGCTGCTCGAGGAATTAAAAGGCAGGGCCCGGCTGATTTATAATACGTCACAAATGAAACCGAGGGAATTGCGTGAGAAAATTCTTACGGAATTCTCATTGAATAAAAAAACCATATTTACGGTTAACGTCATGTCTTTTGGCTTTAAGCATGGAATTCCAATTGATGCCGACCTGGTATTCGATGTCCGGTTCCTTCCGAATCCCCATTATATTGAACATATGAGGCCGAAGACAGGATTAGATGAAGAGGTTTCAGGCTATGTGCTGAAATGGACGGAAACCAGTAAATTTCTTGAGAAGGTTACGGAGCTTCTGAGCTTTATGCTTCCGCATTATAAGCGGGAAGGGAAGGCTCAATTGGTGGTGGCAATTGGATGTACGGGAGGCCAGCACCGTTCGGTAGCGCTGACGGAATATATTGCAGACTACTTCAGCAAGGATTACAATACGGCAATCACCCACCGTGACATCGACAGGAGAAAGGAAAACATCAAATGA
- the trxB gene encoding thioredoxin-disulfide reductase, with amino-acid sequence MTEEKIYDVIIAGAGPAGMTAAVYTSRANLSTLMIERGVPGGQMANTEEVENYPGFGHILGPDLSTKMFDHAKKFGAEYAYGDIKEIIDGEEYKTVVAGSKQYKTRSVIISTGAEYKKLGIPGEKELGGRGVSYCAVCDGAFFKGKELVVVGGGDSAVEEGVYLTRFASKVTIVHRRDQLRAQAILQQRAFDNDKIDFIWNTTVKEVNDKDGKVGSVTLVSAETGEEREFKADGVFIYIGMVPLSKPFESLGITNSNGYIETNERMETKVEGIFAAGDIREKSLRQIVTATGDGSIAAQSAQHYVEELMESLKEKR; translated from the coding sequence GTGACTGAAGAAAAAATTTATGATGTCATTATCGCTGGTGCAGGACCGGCAGGGATGACTGCTGCTGTATATACATCTCGTGCAAATTTGTCTACTCTAATGATTGAACGCGGTGTTCCGGGCGGGCAAATGGCCAATACAGAAGAAGTGGAAAACTATCCTGGTTTTGGCCATATTTTAGGGCCGGATTTATCCACGAAAATGTTCGATCATGCGAAGAAGTTTGGCGCTGAATATGCGTATGGAGATATTAAAGAAATCATTGACGGCGAAGAATACAAAACGGTTGTTGCCGGATCGAAACAATATAAAACACGCTCAGTCATTATTTCTACTGGTGCCGAGTACAAAAAGCTTGGTATTCCTGGTGAGAAAGAGCTTGGCGGACGCGGCGTATCCTATTGTGCAGTCTGTGATGGAGCATTCTTTAAAGGCAAAGAGCTTGTGGTTGTCGGCGGCGGTGACTCTGCTGTTGAGGAAGGCGTATATTTGACGCGTTTCGCCTCTAAAGTGACTATCGTTCATAGACGGGACCAGCTTCGTGCGCAGGCGATCCTGCAGCAGCGTGCGTTCGACAATGACAAAATTGACTTCATCTGGAACACGACAGTGAAGGAAGTTAACGATAAGGACGGAAAAGTGGGAAGCGTAACACTTGTTTCTGCTGAAACCGGCGAAGAAAGAGAATTCAAGGCAGATGGTGTATTCATCTATATCGGCATGGTTCCGCTTTCCAAGCCATTTGAAAGCCTTGGCATCACGAACAGCAATGGCTATATCGAAACAAACGAAAGAATGGAAACAAAGGTGGAAGGCATTTTTGCAGCAGGAGATATCCGCGAAAAATCTCTTCGCCAAATCGTTACAGCTACAGGTGATGGAAGCATCGCTGCCCAAAGCGCCCAGCACTATGTGGAAGAATTAATGGAAAGCCTGAAAGAGAAGAGATAA
- a CDS encoding proline racemase family protein: MKIQKSYTATDVHVAGEAYRIIKDGPLIHYTSIRELNEQFSLAYEEEINFLLNEPRGFAGLMGCLVVPPFKSEADAAVIFFDHNGTVPLQYGGIAAVITALLECGQLKAKSSGEYILETISGVIGVAATMKDDEVKLVKLKNEPCQVVQTNVPVSYLDLKTEVSLVQADHLYAIFDKAELPFEIEMEDLPVINQWGQKAIEALEGKHAFSRVILMDHSQKNEGKIKTVTFRPDCYIVRSPGFGTLAACCSYLIEKGDIPPDSPIENESIFNGKLTAELSAQFEAGYEFSFSARGFITGMQTYVLDPADPLFAGFLLK; this comes from the coding sequence ATGAAAATTCAAAAGTCTTACACAGCAACTGATGTACACGTAGCAGGTGAGGCATATCGAATTATTAAGGATGGCCCACTTATTCATTATACAAGTATACGGGAGCTGAATGAGCAATTTTCGCTTGCCTATGAGGAGGAAATTAATTTTCTTTTAAATGAGCCCCGCGGATTTGCTGGACTAATGGGTTGTCTGGTCGTTCCGCCTTTTAAAAGCGAAGCCGATGCCGCTGTTATTTTTTTCGACCATAACGGAACCGTTCCGCTGCAATATGGCGGAATCGCAGCTGTCATAACCGCATTATTAGAGTGTGGCCAGCTAAAGGCCAAGTCTTCAGGTGAATACATACTTGAAACAATCAGCGGTGTTATTGGTGTCGCTGCAACGATGAAAGATGATGAAGTGAAATTAGTTAAATTAAAAAACGAGCCATGCCAGGTTGTGCAAACCAATGTGCCAGTGTCTTATTTAGATTTAAAGACAGAAGTATCTCTAGTCCAAGCCGATCATCTTTATGCGATTTTTGATAAAGCAGAGCTGCCTTTTGAGATTGAGATGGAGGACCTTCCAGTCATAAATCAATGGGGGCAGAAGGCGATTGAAGCCTTAGAAGGCAAACATGCCTTCAGCAGAGTGATCTTGATGGATCATTCGCAAAAAAATGAAGGCAAAATCAAAACGGTAACCTTCCGTCCGGATTGTTATATTGTGCGTTCTCCAGGATTTGGAACTTTAGCTGCCTGTTGCAGCTATTTAATAGAAAAAGGGGATATACCTCCTGATAGCCCAATTGAAAATGAAAGCATTTTCAATGGCAAATTGACAGCCGAGCTTTCAGCCCAATTTGAAGCAGGTTACGAGTTTAGTTTTTCAGCACGCGGATTTATTACGGGTATGCAGACATATGTATTAGACCCGGCAGATCCATTATTCGCAGGGTTTTTATTAAAATAA
- a CDS encoding alanine/glycine:cation symporter family protein: MEELVNKASGMVWSLGLVAFALGAGLFFSIMTRFVQFRYFKEMIKLLFEKGNPESGVSSFQAFSMALAGRVGIGNIAGVATAIAFGGPGAVFWMWIMALLGGASSFIESTLAQIYKVKDGNQYRGGTPYFIEKGLNMKWFAVFVAIVVTLCYGILVPGIQANTIAVGFENTIGLNKSITGIILVVLLGIIIFGGVKRIANVAEKVVPFMALGYVVITFVLLFANAAEIPAMLWLIISSAFGANEMFGGIIGAAIAWGVKRAVFSNVAGVGEGTYSSAAADVSHPAKQGLVQAFSVYIDTLIVCTATALMILITGMYSVTPEGKQPIVENIQGVEAGPMWTQAAVESVIPGFGGLFVAIAIFFFAFTTLMAYYYISETTLVYLGRKRRLKGLKAGLMIVFLGMIYLGSVENASLLWALGDFGFGSMAWLNLVAILFLTKTALKVFKDYEEQKKAGIEPVFDPVKLGIKGADFWEEKAKERNSKGKKAI, from the coding sequence ATGGAGGAATTAGTGAATAAAGCGTCGGGGATGGTTTGGAGTCTTGGATTGGTAGCTTTCGCGCTTGGAGCTGGATTGTTCTTTTCCATTATGACACGCTTTGTGCAATTTAGATATTTTAAGGAAATGATTAAACTTCTTTTTGAAAAGGGTAACCCAGAATCCGGTGTGTCCTCTTTCCAGGCGTTTTCAATGGCTTTAGCCGGCCGTGTCGGTATTGGAAATATCGCCGGGGTTGCTACTGCAATTGCCTTTGGCGGTCCGGGAGCGGTTTTCTGGATGTGGATCATGGCTTTATTAGGAGGAGCAAGTTCCTTTATTGAATCCACTCTTGCTCAAATCTATAAAGTAAAAGATGGTAATCAATACCGGGGCGGAACTCCTTATTTTATTGAAAAAGGTTTAAATATGAAATGGTTCGCGGTGTTTGTGGCGATTGTTGTTACCCTCTGCTACGGAATTTTAGTTCCAGGTATACAGGCCAATACAATTGCTGTTGGATTTGAAAATACCATTGGTCTCAATAAAAGCATCACTGGAATCATTCTTGTTGTATTACTTGGCATCATTATTTTTGGCGGCGTTAAGCGAATTGCCAATGTTGCGGAAAAAGTTGTCCCTTTTATGGCCTTAGGGTATGTGGTTATCACCTTTGTTCTTTTATTTGCAAATGCAGCAGAAATTCCAGCAATGCTTTGGCTGATTATTTCCAGTGCATTTGGTGCAAACGAAATGTTCGGCGGTATAATCGGTGCAGCGATTGCATGGGGCGTTAAGAGAGCCGTATTCTCTAACGTTGCTGGTGTAGGGGAAGGAACTTATAGTTCAGCCGCAGCAGATGTATCCCATCCGGCAAAACAAGGTCTTGTTCAAGCGTTCTCTGTTTATATTGATACCCTCATTGTTTGTACAGCTACTGCACTTATGATTTTAATTACCGGCATGTACAGCGTTACACCAGAAGGAAAGCAGCCGATTGTTGAAAATATCCAGGGTGTAGAAGCTGGACCAATGTGGACACAGGCGGCCGTTGAGAGCGTTATCCCTGGATTTGGCGGTTTGTTTGTTGCAATTGCTATCTTCTTCTTTGCCTTTACAACTCTGATGGCTTACTACTATATTTCTGAAACAACCCTTGTTTACCTTGGCAGAAAGAGAAGGCTAAAAGGACTTAAAGCAGGCTTGATGATTGTTTTCTTAGGAATGATCTACTTGGGAAGTGTCGAAAATGCATCCCTATTATGGGCGCTCGGAGACTTTGGATTCGGAAGCATGGCCTGGCTTAACTTAGTCGCTATTCTTTTCCTGACTAAAACAGCCTTAAAAGTATTTAAAGATTATGAAGAACAGAAGAAAGCAGGCATTGAACCAGTCTTCGATCCTGTTAAGCTTGGCATTAAAGGTGCAGATTTCTGGGAAGAGAAAGCGAAAGAAAGGAATTCAAAAGGCAAGAAGGCAATTTAA
- a CDS encoding proline racemase family protein — MKANRVFTTIDTHTGGNPTRTLISGLPELKGATMSEKMLHMQKEYDWIRKLLMNEPRGHDVMSGVLLTDPCHPEADIGVIYIETGGYLPMCGHDTIGVCTALVEAGLIPVQEPVTSIKIDTPAGLVKAEIKVENGKAKEVSFCNVPAFLLKSVSVDVEGIGIVEADIAYGGNFYGIIDAQSVGLELTPENASKIIEKAIKIRNTINAKMDVVHPQYPFIRSLTHIEFFTEPAHEEADVKNTVVVPPGGIDRSPCGTGTSAKLSVLYSKKEIGIKEEFVHESIVGSLFRGEILEIADVQGVEAVITRITGSAWLMGMHRFFYNEEDPLKEGFLLIPPMEHEMEDVK, encoded by the coding sequence ATGAAAGCAAATCGAGTTTTTACGACCATTGATACGCACACGGGCGGAAACCCGACAAGGACATTGATTAGTGGGCTCCCAGAGCTAAAAGGAGCGACAATGTCCGAAAAAATGCTTCATATGCAAAAGGAATATGACTGGATCCGCAAGCTCCTGATGAATGAACCAAGAGGACATGACGTCATGTCAGGAGTACTTTTGACAGATCCATGTCATCCGGAAGCAGATATCGGTGTTATATATATCGAAACCGGCGGATATTTGCCAATGTGCGGACATGACACAATCGGTGTTTGTACAGCATTAGTTGAAGCGGGGTTAATACCTGTTCAAGAACCGGTTACTTCGATAAAAATTGATACACCAGCCGGCCTTGTTAAGGCAGAGATTAAGGTAGAGAACGGAAAAGCAAAAGAGGTTTCCTTCTGCAATGTTCCGGCCTTCCTGCTAAAGAGTGTCTCTGTCGATGTTGAGGGGATTGGAATTGTTGAGGCAGATATTGCTTATGGAGGCAACTTCTATGGAATCATTGATGCCCAATCTGTTGGATTAGAACTAACACCGGAGAATGCGTCAAAAATCATTGAAAAGGCTATCAAAATTAGAAATACAATTAACGCAAAAATGGATGTCGTTCATCCGCAATATCCATTTATTCGAAGCCTGACCCATATTGAGTTTTTCACTGAGCCAGCCCATGAAGAAGCAGATGTGAAAAATACGGTTGTTGTGCCTCCAGGCGGGATCGATCGTTCCCCATGCGGTACAGGCACTTCGGCTAAATTATCTGTCCTCTATTCCAAAAAGGAGATAGGGATCAAAGAAGAATTTGTACATGAGAGTATAGTTGGCTCTTTATTCCGCGGAGAAATACTTGAAATAGCAGATGTTCAGGGTGTAGAGGCTGTTATTACAAGAATCACAGGTTCAGCCTGGCTAATGGGAATGCACCGGTTCTTTTATAACGAGGAAGACCCGCTTAAAGAGGGCTTTTTACTTATTCCCCCAATGGAACATGAAATGGAGGATGTGAAATGA
- a CDS encoding aldehyde dehydrogenase family protein has product MQAINYNLKPKVQEFLEGVKGLYINGSYVPALSGKTFPVVNPANEEVIAEVSEAQEEDINAAVAAARKAFDEGEWTKMDAAERSHLIYKFADLLEENREELAQLESLDNGKPCRVALADDVDGTIQHFRYYAGWATKIFGKTTQVSKNYVTYTVHEPVGVVGQIIPWNFPLAMAAWKLGAALAVGCTVVIKPATETPLSLLYAGKLFKEAGFPDGVVNIVPGTGRIAGEAITAHKNVDKIAFTGSTAVGKEVMIKAADQIKGVTLELGGKSPAIVLEDANLEEAIEGVFNGTMYNHGQNCSACTRVFVQRNIYDHVVKALAERAKAMKLGDGMNPETEMGPLVSAKQHRTVLNYIEQGKEEGARLVAGGNKGFEKGYFVQPTIFADVQDHMVIAREEIFGPVMSIFVFDTIDEVIKRANDSDYGLAASVWTESMKKGHYIASKLQSGTVWINDFGLEWETMPFGGYKQSGIGREMGGEYGLQNYTEVKSVFVNIKHDEFL; this is encoded by the coding sequence ATGCAAGCAATAAATTACAATCTGAAACCAAAAGTTCAAGAATTCCTTGAAGGTGTGAAAGGATTATACATTAACGGCAGCTATGTACCGGCGCTTAGCGGTAAAACGTTTCCCGTCGTTAATCCTGCAAACGAAGAGGTCATTGCAGAAGTAAGTGAAGCGCAAGAGGAAGATATTAACGCTGCGGTAGCTGCTGCAAGAAAAGCATTTGATGAAGGCGAATGGACAAAGATGGATGCCGCTGAACGCTCTCATCTAATCTATAAATTTGCGGATCTCTTAGAAGAAAATCGGGAAGAACTCGCTCAACTGGAATCATTGGATAACGGAAAGCCCTGCAGGGTCGCTTTGGCAGATGATGTTGACGGAACAATCCAGCATTTTAGATATTACGCAGGCTGGGCCACAAAAATATTTGGCAAGACAACTCAGGTTTCAAAGAACTATGTAACCTATACGGTACACGAACCGGTTGGGGTTGTAGGCCAAATTATTCCATGGAACTTCCCGCTCGCCATGGCTGCCTGGAAGCTCGGTGCTGCACTTGCAGTCGGATGTACGGTTGTGATTAAACCGGCAACTGAGACACCATTATCTCTTCTCTACGCAGGTAAGCTATTTAAAGAAGCAGGGTTCCCGGATGGTGTTGTGAATATTGTGCCGGGAACGGGCAGGATTGCGGGAGAAGCGATTACTGCACATAAAAATGTCGATAAGATAGCATTCACAGGATCAACGGCTGTCGGAAAAGAAGTAATGATAAAAGCTGCAGATCAAATTAAAGGTGTTACGCTGGAGCTTGGCGGAAAATCGCCAGCCATTGTTTTAGAAGATGCTAATCTTGAGGAAGCAATTGAAGGGGTATTTAACGGAACGATGTACAATCATGGGCAAAACTGCAGTGCCTGTACTCGTGTATTTGTCCAGAGAAACATATATGATCATGTAGTAAAAGCCTTAGCAGAACGGGCGAAAGCAATGAAGCTGGGAGATGGAATGAACCCTGAAACGGAAATGGGCCCGCTTGTGTCAGCCAAACAGCATCGAACTGTTCTTAATTATATAGAACAAGGGAAGGAAGAAGGGGCGCGACTTGTGGCAGGCGGGAATAAAGGATTTGAAAAAGGATATTTTGTACAGCCAACCATTTTTGCAGATGTACAAGATCATATGGTTATTGCACGTGAAGAAATATTTGGTCCAGTCATGTCCATTTTCGTTTTCGATACGATTGATGAGGTCATTAAACGGGCGAACGATAGTGACTATGGTTTAGCTGCAAGTGTCTGGACAGAAAGTATGAAAAAGGGGCATTACATTGCAAGCAAGCTGCAATCAGGTACAGTCTGGATTAATGATTTTGGACTTGAATGGGAAACAATGCCTTTCGGCGGCTACAAACAATCAGGAATCGGCCGCGAAATGGGTGGAGAGTATGGCCTGCAAAACTATACGGAAGTGAAAAGTGTATTTGTTAACATCAAGCATGATGAGTTTTTATAA
- the dapA gene encoding 4-hydroxy-tetrahydrodipicolinate synthase: MTAIRGAYPVLITPMTQEQEIDWGGVKNNVNYFVDQGVAGIVINGSTGEFVSLSREEKYQMVETVMKEAGGRIPVIVGTAAETTRETIEYTKQAEVHGADAALIINPFYMKPKENEIYHHFKEVSSSVNLPIMLYNNPFTSGVNMSADLMLQIGKDCENVTHIKESSGEISKVRDLARKGKGDFEVFCGAEELVMESYLVGATGWISVAGNIVPKLVTDMYNHFQKGEFEEAWSINDRILPLCAFLEGSGKYVQIVKRAMELTGQAGGPARYPRLGLSPEEDQKLKDLLASLETVKN, translated from the coding sequence ATGACTGCAATTAGAGGAGCTTATCCAGTATTAATTACACCAATGACACAGGAGCAGGAAATTGATTGGGGCGGAGTAAAGAATAATGTCAATTACTTTGTCGATCAAGGTGTGGCAGGTATCGTCATCAATGGGAGTACTGGTGAATTTGTCAGTCTGTCAAGAGAAGAAAAATACCAGATGGTAGAAACGGTTATGAAGGAAGCAGGCGGCCGTATCCCTGTTATTGTGGGTACTGCTGCGGAAACAACAAGGGAAACAATTGAGTATACAAAGCAAGCTGAAGTACATGGAGCGGATGCTGCTCTAATCATTAACCCTTTTTACATGAAGCCAAAGGAAAATGAAATTTACCATCATTTCAAAGAGGTATCCAGCAGTGTCAATCTTCCGATCATGCTTTATAACAACCCATTTACTTCTGGTGTAAATATGAGCGCAGATTTAATGCTTCAGATTGGCAAGGATTGCGAAAATGTGACTCACATTAAAGAATCAAGCGGTGAAATCAGCAAGGTAAGAGATCTTGCAAGAAAAGGAAAAGGAGATTTTGAGGTATTCTGCGGTGCTGAAGAGCTTGTAATGGAGTCTTACTTAGTTGGAGCAACTGGCTGGATTTCTGTTGCAGGAAATATCGTGCCAAAGCTGGTTACAGATATGTATAACCATTTCCAAAAAGGTGAGTTTGAAGAAGCTTGGTCCATCAATGATCGTATTTTACCACTATGCGCGTTCCTTGAAGGATCTGGAAAGTATGTGCAAATTGTGAAGAGAGCCATGGAATTGACTGGCCAGGCTGGCGGGCCAGCGCGGTACCCTCGTTTAGGTCTATCACCGGAGGAAGATCAAAAGCTAAAAGACCTGCTTGCAAGTTTAGAGACAGTAAAAAACTAA
- a CDS encoding 8-oxo-dGTP diphosphatase, which translates to MQRVTNCVLLKDDKVLLLQKPRRGWWVAPGGKMEPGESVRDSCIREFREETGIYLRNPNIKGIFTFIMKDGEKVVQEWMMFTFLATASDGLNLDESEEGKLRWHPFSEIKNLPMAAGDSHILEYMIHGQGMIYGTFTYTPDFELLSYRLDPS; encoded by the coding sequence TTGCAGCGAGTCACGAACTGTGTGTTACTGAAAGACGATAAAGTATTGCTTTTACAAAAGCCCAGAAGAGGCTGGTGGGTGGCCCCGGGCGGAAAGATGGAGCCGGGTGAATCAGTGAGGGACTCGTGCATCCGTGAGTTCAGGGAAGAAACAGGCATCTATCTGCGCAATCCGAATATTAAGGGCATTTTTACGTTCATCATGAAGGATGGCGAAAAGGTTGTACAGGAGTGGATGATGTTTACTTTTCTGGCTACAGCTTCTGATGGGCTGAACCTGGATGAATCAGAGGAAGGCAAGCTTCGCTGGCATCCGTTTTCAGAGATAAAGAATCTGCCGATGGCTGCCGGTGATTCGCATATTCTGGAGTATATGATTCATGGCCAGGGAATGATTTATGGAACATTTACGTATACGCCGGATTTTGAATTACTTAGTTACAGGCTGGATCCAAGCTGA
- a CDS encoding tetratricopeptide repeat protein yields the protein MSKDSKARHQKGKLLSFIPNGEYYFSKGIKAYHRRDFHKAKKYLMRAMQLEPGEPMIVCQLAIVHSEMGEYQESNQLLHMILEELDEDMSECHYFLANNYAHMGLFKDAYTHANTYLDLDQDGEFTEDTEDLLELLTLEADDLDDELYEQDDLITKQEHARELLESGHFPKAVEILNSVIDEYPEYWSAYNNLALAYFYLGEVQKASDILEKVLEENPGNLHALCNKLVFAFYERDFRQVRLLKEALKKIKPLSVEHQFKLGATFALTGEYEASFAWLRKLQKKGFEGDGPFYYWLSYSAYFTGREELAKSAWKKAIEINPEKEGFEPWNDEKVTSSGFEDHYSSILKKLESDYIEERLFGLFLTSVSSRRDEILTSEAILQNNKFSAVEKEYLSFVKTEQEAPAQVQAAHETAQLFYENFHPIGTVEAGLYLMWFTIFAELTNNRQNIKNKNAWAAAIEYVWHKLRNEKVSQSKIAGRYGISASTMGKYVKSVNDRLQ from the coding sequence ATGAGTAAAGACTCTAAAGCTAGACACCAAAAGGGAAAGTTACTGTCATTTATCCCGAATGGTGAGTACTATTTTTCCAAAGGGATTAAGGCGTACCACCGCAGGGATTTTCATAAAGCGAAGAAATATTTAATGCGGGCTATGCAGCTTGAGCCGGGTGAACCGATGATTGTCTGCCAGCTTGCAATTGTTCATTCAGAAATGGGTGAGTATCAGGAGTCGAATCAGCTGCTTCATATGATATTGGAAGAGCTTGATGAGGATATGTCGGAATGCCATTATTTCCTTGCCAACAACTATGCTCATATGGGCCTTTTTAAAGATGCTTATACACATGCCAATACGTATCTGGATTTAGATCAGGATGGAGAGTTTACGGAAGATACAGAGGATCTGCTGGAGCTTCTTACGCTTGAAGCGGATGATCTGGATGACGAGCTGTACGAGCAGGATGATTTGATTACGAAGCAGGAACATGCACGGGAATTGCTGGAGTCCGGCCATTTTCCAAAAGCGGTTGAGATTCTGAACTCTGTTATTGATGAGTATCCTGAGTATTGGTCCGCATACAATAATTTGGCCCTGGCGTATTTTTACCTGGGAGAAGTGCAAAAGGCGTCAGATATTTTAGAGAAGGTGCTGGAAGAAAATCCGGGTAATCTTCATGCGCTTTGCAACAAGCTGGTCTTTGCTTTTTACGAGCGGGATTTCCGGCAGGTGCGCTTGTTAAAAGAGGCTCTGAAAAAGATTAAGCCGCTTTCGGTTGAACACCAGTTCAAGCTGGGTGCGACTTTCGCTCTGACCGGCGAGTATGAGGCTTCCTTTGCATGGCTTCGCAAGCTTCAGAAGAAGGGCTTTGAAGGGGATGGACCATTTTATTACTGGCTATCCTATTCCGCCTATTTCACCGGGCGTGAAGAGCTGGCGAAATCAGCATGGAAGAAGGCAATTGAAATTAATCCGGAAAAAGAAGGCTTCGAGCCCTGGAATGATGAAAAAGTAACCAGCAGCGGCTTTGAAGACCATTACTCTTCGATATTAAAAAAGCTGGAAAGCGACTATATTGAAGAGCGGTTATTCGGCCTCTTCCTAACATCCGTATCCAGCAGAAGAGATGAAATCCTCACCTCTGAAGCTATTTTACAAAACAATAAGTTTTCAGCTGTTGAGAAGGAGTACCTTTCATTCGTTAAAACTGAGCAGGAAGCGCCTGCCCAGGTTCAGGCTGCGCACGAAACAGCCCAGCTGTTTTATGAAAACTTCCACCCGATCGGCACGGTGGAAGCCGGACTTTATTTAATGTGGTTTACTATTTTTGCAGAATTGACAAATAACCGGCAGAATATTAAAAACAAAAATGCCTGGGCTGCAGCCATTGAGTATGTCTGGCATAAGCTTCGGAACGAAAAGGTTTCCCAGTCAAAGATTGCAGGAAGATACGGCATTTCCGCTTCGACGATGGGTAAATATGTAAAATCGGTGAATGACCGCCTTCAGTGA